In the Paramormyrops kingsleyae isolate MSU_618 chromosome 6, PKINGS_0.4, whole genome shotgun sequence genome, one interval contains:
- the LOC111846230 gene encoding tumor necrosis factor receptor superfamily member 5-like, with the protein MESESQILSSVIYGYFFSPEDVHSMLILLQTYLIILLCVNYNPCYACGQAEYKMGDECCSMCNPGSYVNRHCTAWTSTSCAPCIGSTFNDQPNDLEQCSPCTVCDGDCGVKTVRACTPSSDTVCGVLEGHYCIIPYKGGCRAAHKHTACKPGQFIKQPGIEYTDTVCEDCSDNSYSDGSFTSCKPHTDCESRGLLTVKAGDQVADSECGEKSNTALTVMIAATIIIIIIIIIAVTAVRYRRRKKIPEHGPTPRR; encoded by the exons ATGGAAAGTGAATCCCAGATATTGTCATCTGTGATTTATGGTTATTTCTTTTCACCAGAGGATGTTCACAGCATGCTTATTCTGCTTCAG ACATATTTAATCATTCTTCTGTGTGTTAATTATAATCCCTGTTACGCATGCGGCCAGGCTGAATATAAAATGGGTGATGAATGCTGCTCTATGTGTAACCCTG GAAGTTATGTCAACAGACATTGTACAGCATGGACCAGCACTTCATGTGCTCCATGCATAGGTTCTACATTCAATGACCAGCCCAATGATCTTGAACAGTGCAGCCCCTGTACAGTCTGTGATGGAG ACTGTGGTGTGAAAACAGTGAGGGCATGTACACCCTCTTCAGATACAGTGTGTGGGGTCCTGGAAGGGCACTATTGTATTATTCCTTATAAGGGAGGGTGCAGAGCAGCCCATAAACACACAGCCTGCAAACCTGGACAGTTCATCAAACAGCCCG GAATAGAATACACTGATACAGTATGTGAAGACTGCAGTGACAATTCATACTCTGATGGCTCTTTCACATCCTGTAAACCACACACAGA CTGTGAATCCAGAGGACTTCTCACAGTTAAAGCAGGAGACCAAGTAGCTGATTCTGAATGTGGAGAGAAAAGTAACACTGCATTGACAGTTATGATagcagcaacaataataataataataataataataatagcagtcACGGCAGTAAGAtacagaagaagaaaaaaaatccctgaACATG GACCCACCCCCAGAAGGTGA